In Aedes albopictus strain Foshan chromosome 3, AalbF5, whole genome shotgun sequence, the following are encoded in one genomic region:
- the LOC134290706 gene encoding uncharacterized protein LOC134290706 yields the protein MFPHSVPSIMETLRRLYGRPELLVKNLLQKVRRLETPKPERLDTLMAFGMAVNQLCDHLEAANLQGHLFNPTLLEELVEKLPATVKLEWVRFKRLFRHPSLKEFGEFMETLVADASEVTTLVQPKQGPSKSDKQPRREKGQIYTHASTAKDKDSSERQPCPICAGTDHRVRNCDKFQQMDVDNRAKAVERWKLCNVCLYDHGKWRCRSKIRCDVNDCQGRHHPLLHRSITLSQGVVQIHERSKKSVLFRIIPLTLHHGSRSCNTYAFLDEGSNMTLVEDSLTHQLGIEGVPEPLELKWTSDIGRVEYASQRTDIVVTGEGQTSCYRLNSAHTVGSLNLPRQSLSIENLHERYPYLRDVPVASYEKAVPRVLIGLDNIELFSPLECRTGGSGEPIAVRCLLGWTIYGPVSTGSVIPGIVSVHRCGCDGDQELNDLVRKQYELEEAGISSFPLLEPAEERRARKMLESTTVKVDGRYETGLLWKSDNTQLPDSRSMALSRMRSLEIKLAKNPELRSNVHNQINEYIRKGYAHKATEEELAAMNKHQVWYLPLNVVSHPKKPGKKRLVWDAAACVNGISLNSQLLKGPDQLVTLPSIICKFRERSIGFGGDVREMFHQLRMRQSDKRFQLFLFRFDNSKPPDVYVMDVATFGATCSPCSAMYVMRLNADTCKEEFPDASAAIKEKTYMDDYYDSLDTPQEAGIRAIQVREIHARAGFEMRNWVSNSPKVLGMLGEEDAKKSLQIATDTQMSERVLGMTWEPTEDVFLFSIDLHESLIDYIQGSRRPTKRATLRCIMSFFDPLGLLSPYLIHGKIIMQDLWRAGTDWDEEIGDDLFSKWCEWTKLLSKLNCVKVPRCYFGHVRPEDLSDLQLHVFTDASEQAYGCAAYLRSVSEGKVRCTLVMARSKVAPLKAMSIPRMELQAAVLGSRLMDSNVGRRRILDSQEQKKN from the exons ATGTTCCCTCACAGTGTCCCTTCGATCATGGAAACATTACGCCGTTTATATGGAAGGCCAGAGCTACTAGTGAAAAATCTCTTACAGAAAGTGCGACGTTTGGAGACGCCTAAACCGGAGAGGCTTGACACTTTGATGGCCTTCGGGATGGCCGTTAATCAGCTGTGCGACCATCTAGAAGCAGCTAACCTGCAAGGACACTTGTTCAACCCCACACTCCTCGAAGAACTAGTGGAGAAATTGCCGGCCACTGTGAAGCTAGAATGGGTTCGGTTCAAGAGGTTGTTTAGGCACCCATCGCTCAAAGAGTTCGGCGAATTCATGGAGACATTGGTAGCCGACGCTAGCGAAGTTACCACTCTAGTTCAACCAAAACAAGGACCCTCGAAATCGGACAAACAGCCACGGCGGGAGAAGGGGCAAATCTACACTCACGCTTCCACCGCCAAGGATAAGGACAGTTCTGAGAGACAACCTTGTCCAATATGCGCCGGAACTGACCATAGGGTTCGGAATTGCGACAAATTTCAGCAAATGGACGTAGACAACCGGGCTAAGGCGGTCGAACGATGGAAGCTATGCAACGTGTGTCTCTATGATCATGGCAAATGGAGATGCCGTTCAAAAATCCGTTGTGACGTGAATGACTGCCAAGGACGACACCATCCGTTACTGCACAGATCGATCACCCTATCGCAGGGTGTCGTACAAATTCACGAACGATCGAAAaaatcagtgctcttcaggatcaTACCGCTAACGCTGCATCACGGTTCTCGCAGTTGCAATACGTATGCATTTCTGGATGAAGGCTCTAATATGACACTGGTGGAAGACAGCTTGACTCATCAGCTAGGAATTGAAGGCGTACCGGAACCCCTGGAGTTGAAATGGACATCGGACATCGGACGAGTGGAGTACGCTTCACAACGTACAGACATAGTCGTCACCGGCGAGGGGCAAACAAGCTGTTACCGTTTAAATTCAGCCCACACCGTTGGCTCTCTCAATCTACCGCGTCAGAGTCTGTCGATAGAGAATCTGCATGAACGATATCCCTACCTGCGCGATGTCCCAGTGGCTTCGTACGAAAAGGCTGTTCCACGGGTACTGATTGGACTCGATAATATTGAGCTGTTCTCGCCTCTAGAATGTCGAACAGGTGGATCTGGCGAGCCAATAGCAGTTAGATGCCTTCTTGGCTGGACAATCTACGGACCGGTCTCGACCGGTTCTGTTATTCCTGGAATCGTCAGCGTTCATAGATGTGGCTGTGATGGTGACCAAGAATTGAACGATTTGGTTCGAAAGCAATATGAGCTCGAGGAAGCAGGGATTTCGTCTTTTCCTTTGCTAGAACCTGCGGAGGAAAGGCGCGCTCGAAAAATGCTGGAGAGCACCACGGTGAAAGTCGACGGGCGATATGAAACTGGACTGTTGTGGAAGTCGGACAACACACAATTGCCAGATAGTCGTTCGATGGCTTTGTCCAGAATGCGAAGTTTGGAGATCAAATTGGCGAAAAACCCTGAGTTGCGCTCGAACGTACACAACCAAATTAATGAGTACATCCGCAAAGGGTATGCTCATAAGGCCACAGAAGAAGAGCTTGCTGCAATGAATAAACATCAAGTTTGGTATCTACCATTGAATGTGGTATCCCACCCTAAGAAGCCCGGGAAGAAACGACTAGTTTGGGATGCTGCCGCTTGTGTGAATGGTATCTCACTCAATTCCCAACTTCTGAAAGGCCCGGACCAACTCGTTACGCTTCCCTCGATTATCTGTAAATTTCGAGAACGCAGCATTGGATTCGGAGGGGATGTGCGAGAAATGTTTCATCAGCTAAGAATGAGACAATCCGATAAGCGCTTTCAGCTGTTCCTCTTCAGATTTGACAACAGCAAACCCCCCGACGTGTACGTGATGGACGTTGCGACGTTTGGGGCAACGTGCTCCCCTTGCTCTGCGATGTACGTAATGAGGTTGAACGCGGATACCTGcaaggaagaatttccggatgcTAGTGCGGCCATAAAAGAAAAGACCTATATGGATGACTACTATGATAGCCTCGACACACCACAGGAAGCAGGGATACGAGCTATACAAGTGAGGGAAATTCATGCACGTGCTGGCTTTGAAATGAGGAATTGGGTTAGCAATAGCCCCAAAGTCCTCGGAATGTTGGGAGAGGAAGACGCGAAGAAATCACTGCAAATCGCCACGGATACGCAGATGTCAGAAAGAGTGCTTGGCATGACCTGGGAGCCAACAGAAGACGTGTTCTTGTTTTCTATTGATTTGCACGAGAGCTTGATAGATTACATACAAGGCAGCCGACGTCCGACGAAAAGAGCAACTTTGCGGTGCATTATGAGCTTTTTCGATCCTCTTGGGCTTTTGTCGCCCTATCTGATCCATGGCAAGATTATCATGCAGGATCTGTGGCGTGCTGGTACGGATTGGGATGAAGAGATAGGAGACGATTTGTTTTCTAAATGGTGTGAATGGACCAAACTTCTTTCCAAATTGAACTGCGTGAAGGTACCCCGATGCTATTTTGGGCATGTACGGCCCGAGGACCTGTCGGATTTGCAATTGCACGTCTTCACAGACGCCAGTGAGCAGGCCTACGGATGTGCTGCGTATTTGCGATCCGTTTCAGAAGGAAAAGTGCGATGCACATTGGTGATGGCCAGGAGCAAGGTAGCACCGCTCAAGGCCATGTCGATCCCTCGAATGGAACTACAAGCGGCGGTTCTTGGATCGAGGCTTATGGATAGT AATGTTGGCCGACGAAGGATACTGGACTCTCAAGAACAGAAGAAGAATTAA